GATCCAGACCGAGGATGCGCCCGCTGTGGCCGGCCGGATCCGTTCGGCTGGAGCCATTTTCGTGGGCGCCTGGTCGCCGGTCAGCCTGGGTGACTACTGCGCCGGGTCCAACCACGTGCTGCCGACTGCGGGCTGCGCCCGGCACTCCAGCGGCCTGTCCGTGCAGACGTTCCTGCGCGGTATCCATGTCGTCGAGTACGACGAGGCCGCGCTGAAAGACGTGTCCGGGCATGTGATCACGTTGTCCAAGGCGGAAAACCTGCCGGCCCACGGTGAGGCGGTACGACGGAGGTTCGAGCGGTAATGAGCGCCCAGGACGTGACGCTGGCCGATCTGCCGCTGCGCGAGAACCTGCGCGGGAAATCGCCCTACGGCGCACCGCAACTGGTGGTGCCGGTGCGGCTGAACACCAACGAGAATCCGCACCCGCCGACCCAGGCCCTGATCGACGATGTGGCCGCGTCCGTGCGCGATGCCGCGGCCGAGCTGCACCGCTATCCCGATCGCGACGCGGTGGCGTTGCGCACCGACCTGGCCGCCTACCTCACCGGGGCCACCGGGGTGCAACTCACCGTCGACAACGTCTGGGCGGCCAACGGTTCCAACGAGATCCTGCAGCAGCTGTTGCAGGCCTTCGGTGGGCCCGGACGCACCGCGATCGGGTTCGTGCCGTCGTACTCGATGCACCCGATCATCTCGGACGGAACTCAGACCGAATGGTTGCAGGCCGCCCGGGCCGAGGATTTCGGCCTTGCCGTAGACGTCGCGGTCGCCGCGGTTCAGGAACGCACACCCGATGTGGTGTTCGTCGCGAGCCCGAACAACCCGTCGGGCCAGAGTGTTTCGATCGAGGACCTGCGGCGTCTGTTGCAGGCGATGTCGGGCGGCATCTTGATCGTCGACGAGGCCTACGGCGAATTCTCCTCGCAGCCAAGCGCGGTCACCCTGATCGACGAGTTCCCGACCAAACTGATCGTCACCCGCACGATGAGCAAGGCATTCGCGTTCGCCGGTGGCCGGCTCGGTTATCTGGCCGCCGCCCCGGCGGTGATCGACGCCTTGTTGCTGGTGCGTCTGCCGTATCACCTGTCCGTGCTCACCCAGGCCGCAGCGTGTGCGGCACTGCGCCACGCCGACGACACCCTGGCCAGTGTCGCCACGCTGGCCGCCGAACGTGACCGGGTGAGCGCCGAATTGACCCGTCTCGGGTACCGGGTCATTCCCAGCGATGCCAACTTCGTGCTGTTCGGCGAGTTCGCCGACGCACCCGCCACCTGGCAGCGCTACCTGGACAAGGGAATCCTGATCCGCGACGTCGGCATCCCCGGTTTCCTGCGCACCACGATCGGCCTGGCCGAGGAGAACGACGCGTTTCTGGCCGCCAGCGCCGATCTGGCCCCGACCGAACTTCAGCCCGCCAACAGCCCGGTAGGAGCATCGTGACCCGTCGCGCGAAAGTCGAACGTAAGACCAGGGAATCCGACATCGTCGTCGAGATCGATCTGGACGGCACCGGAGTCGTCGACATCGACACCGGTGTGCCGTTCTTCGATCACATGCTGACTGCGCTGGGCACCCACGCCAGCTTCGACCTGACCGTGCACGCCAAGGGCGACATCGAGATCGAAGGCCACCACACGATCGAGGACACCGCGATCGTGCTGGGCCAGGCACTGGGGCAGGCCCTCGGTGACAAGAAGGGGATCCGCCGGTTCGGCGATGCTTTCATCCCGATGGACGAATCTCTCGCGCACGCCGCGGTCGATGTGTCCGGCCGGCCCTACTTCGTGCACACCGGTGAACCGGAGTTCATGGTGGAATTCACCATTGCCGGGTCCAGCGCGCCGTACCACACGGTGATCAACCGGCACGTCTTCGAATCGCTGGCCTTCAACGCTCGCATCGCCTTGCATGTGCGTACGTTGTACGGCCGCGACCCGCACCACATCACCGAGGCACAGTACAAGGCGGTGGCTCGCGCCCTGCGACAGGCCGTCGAGTACGACGCCCGGGTCACTGGCGTTCCGTCGACCAAAGGCACTCTGTGACAAAGAAAGTCGTCGTCCTGGACTACGGGTCGGGCAATCTGCGCTCGGCCCAGCGGGCGCTGGAACGTACCGGCGCCGACGTCGAGGTCACCGCTGACCCCGGTGCCGCCGCAGCGGCCGACGGTTTGGTGGTGCCCGGTGTCGGGGCGTTCGAGGCGTGCATGACGGGCCTTCGGGCGATCGGTGGCGAGAAGATCATCGCCGACCGTGTGCAGCATGGCCGGCCGGTGCTGGGAGTCTGCGTCGGCATGCAGATCCTGTTCGCCCGCGGGGTGGAGTTCGGCGCGGAGTCCACCGGCTGCGGGCAGTGGCCCGGGTCGGTGACGCGATTGGACGCACCGGTCATCCCGCACATGGGCTGGAACGTCGTCGACGCGGCGGCGGGCAGCACGCTGTTCAAGGGGCTCGACGCGAGCACGCGCTTCTATTTCGTGCATTCGTACGCCGCCCAGGAGTGGTCCGGACATCCGGACGCACTGGTCACCTGGGCGACGCATAACGTGCCGTTCATCGCTGCCGTCGAAGACGGCGCGTTGGCCGCCACGCAATTTCATCCGGAGAAGAGCGGCGACGCCGGGGCGACGCTGCTCGCGAATTGGGTTGAGGGACTGTGAGTTCGAACGATTCTGCGGCGAACAAGCCGCTGATTCTGCTGCCGGCCGTCGATGTGGTCGACGGCAAGGCCGTGCGTCTGGTGCAGGGGAAGGCCGGCAGTGAGACCGACTACGGCTCGGCGCTGGAGGCCGCGCAGGCCTGGCAGCGGGACGGCGCCGAGTGGATCCACCTGGTCGACCTGGACGCCGCGTTCGGCCGGGGTAGCAACCGTGAACTCCTCGCCGACCTGGTCGGCAAGCTCGACGTGAAAGTCGAACTGTCCGGTGGCATCCGGGACGATGACTCGCTCAAGGCGGCCATGGACACCGGCTGCGCCCGGGTGAACATCGGCACCGCCGCTCTGGAGAGTCCCGAGTGGTGCCGTGGCGCCATCGCCGAATACGGCGACCGGGTGGCAGTCGGACTGGACGTGCAGTTCGAGAACGGCAGCTGGCGCCTGCGCGGTCGCGGCTGGGAGACCGACGGCGGCGACCTGTGGGAGGTCCTGGATCGTCTTGATCGCGAAGGGTGTTCGCGTTACGTCGTCACCGACGTCACCAAGGACGGCACGCTGACCGGGCCGAACCTGGAACTGCTCGCAGCGGTCGCCGGCCGCACCGACGCCCCGGTGATCGCCTCGGGCGGGGTGTCGAGCCTCGATGATCTGCGGGCGATCGCGACCCTCACCGGTCACGGTGTGGAGGGTGCGATCGTCGGGAAGGCGCTTTACGCGCAGCGATTCACTCTGCCGCAGGCGTTGGCCGCGGTCAGCGGATAGCGGAGGTGGGCGCCCTGGATCCGTCGAAGCTGGCCGCACTGGTCGACGCGGCAACTGAGATTCTCGATGCGGCGTCGGTGCCGTTCATCGCCGGGCACCGCGCTGATTCTGCGGTCAGCAAGCAGGGCAACGACTTCGCCACGGAAGTTGATCTCGCGATCGAGCGACAGGTGGTGCGGGCGCTGACCGAGGCCACCGGGATCGGGGTCCACGGCGAAGAATTCGGCGGTGAGCCGATCGATTCGCCGCTGGTGTGGGTGCTCGACCCGATCGACGGCACCTTCAACTACGCGGCCGGGTCGCCGATGGCGGCCATCCTGCTCGGCCTGCTGGCCGACGGCGAGCCGGTGGCCGGTCTGACCTGGCTGCCGTTCACCGGACAGCGGTACTCGGCGCTGGTAGGCGGTCCGGTGCGCGACAACGGCACCGCGCTGCCGCCGCTGGGGTCGCCGACGCTGACCGATTCGATCGTCGGGATCCAGACCTTCAACATCGACTCCCGCGGCCGGTTCCCCGGCCGGTACCGCGTCGAGGTGCTGTCCAATCTGAGCCGGGTGTGCTCGCGGGTGCGGATGCACGGCGCCACCGGGGTGGACCTGGCTTACGTCGCCGCCGGGATCCTGGGCGGGGCCATCAGTTTCGGGCACCACATCTGGGACCACGCGGCCGGAGTGGCATTGGTTCGCGCCGCCGGAGGCATCGTGACCGACCTGGCCGGCGAGCCGTGGACGGCCACGTCCAAGTCGGCGCTCGCCGCCGCTCCCGGCGTGCACGAGCGCATGCTGGAAATCGTGAAATCCGCTGGCAATCCGGAGGACTACCTGTGAGCACCATCAGTGATGTCGCGACGAGGGTCATCCCGTGCCTCGACGTCGACGCCGGCCGGGTGGTCAAGGGCGTCAACTTCGAGAACCTGCGCGACGCGGGCGATCCCGTCGAACTCGCCGCTGCCTACGACGCGGAGGGCGCCGACGAACTGACCTTCCTCGACGTGACCGCGTCCTCGTCGGGGCGGTCCACCATGCTCGAGGTGGTCAAGCGCACCGCCGAGCAGGTCTTCATCCCCCTGACCGTCGGCGGCGGCGTCCGCTCCGTCGACGACGTCGACGTGCTGCTGCGCGCCGGCGCCGACAAGGTGTCGGTGAACACCGCCGCGATCGCCCGGCCCGAACTGCTGGCCGAGATGGCCCGCCAGTTCGGTTCGCAGTGCATCGTGCTCAGCGTCGACGCCCGCACCGTGCCGGCCGGCGAGCAGCCCACCGCGTCGGGGTGGGAAGTGACCACGCACGGTGGGCGCCGCGGCACCGGGATCGACGCGATCGAATGGGCAGCCCGCGGGGCCGAGCTCGGCGTCGGCGAGATTCTGCTCAACTCGATGGACCGTGACGGCACCAAGGCCGGGTTCGACCTGCCGATGCTGCGCGCGGTGCGTGCCGCGGTGGGGGTCCCGGTGATCGCCAGCGGTGGTGCCGGCGCGGTGGCCGACTTCGCACCCGCCGTGCAGGCCGGTGCCGACGCGGTGCTGGCCGCCAGCGTGTTCCATTTCCGGGAACTGACCATCGCCGAGGTCAAGGCGGCGATGGCGGCGGAAGGGATTGTGGTGCGGTAATGGCTCTCGATCCCGAAATCGCCAAGCGCCTCAAGCGCACCGCCGACGGGCTGTTCAGTGCCGTGGCGCAGGAGCGGTCGACCGGCCAGGTCCTGATGGTCGCCTGGATGGACGACGATGCATTGGCCCGAACCCTGGAAACCCGTGAGGCCACCTACTTTTCGCGGTCCCGCGGCGAGCAGTGGGTCAAGGGCCTGACCTCGGGGCACACGCAGTACGTGCACTCGGTCCGCCTGGACTGCGACGGCGACACGGTGTTGCTTGAGGTCGATCAGGTCGGCGCGGCCTGCCATACCGGTGCTCACACCTGCTTTGACGCGGACGTGCTGCTGCCCGACGGCTGACGTCTGAACGAAGAAAGTGCTTGCCGAGCGGCCATCTTTGGCGGATAATCGAACGTATGTTCGAAACCGACGCCTCCTGGGAGCTGGTGCTGTGCATCAGTGACTCGGTGTCGGAGGAGGCCATATTGATGGCATCTCGGATGGCGATGATCGGTGAACTGCTCAACCGGCGCATCGACGAGGTCGCGTTTGAGGACGACGATCCCGGCCACATGGTGTTGACCGGGTTTGCCCGGACAGTCGCCGAAGTGGGAGCGGCGATGCATCTCGCGCCGTCGGCGGCGTCACAGGTGGTGTCGCAGGCAGAATCGTTGACCAATCGACTACCGCAGGTGGCGAGCGTTTTGAGGCTCGGCAAGATCGATTGGAGCTCGGTGGCGGTGATCATCGCCCACACAGAGCTGGTCGTCGACGGTCCGATCCTGGCTCGGCTGGATGCGGCATTGGCCGAGCGGATCGCGGGGTGGATGTCGTGGTCCCGTAAGCGGGTGACGAATGCCGTCGACTCCCTGGTGCAGGAGCTCGATCCCGACGCGATTGCCGAGCGGGAGCGCGCTGAGCGTGGCAGATATGTTCGGGTGAAGCCCGCGGGCGACGGCACCGTGCGGTTGGAGGGCGTGCTCACCGCGCGGGCGGGCGCGGTTTTCGACCAAAGGGTGACAGAGCTGGCCAATGAGGTGTGCACGCAGGATCCTCGGACACTTGCCCAGCGGCGATCTGATGCGATCGAGGCGCTGGCTGAGAATCGGCCGATGCGATGCCGGTGCGGGCGGGCCGAGTGCGTGCAGGCGCAGCCGGCCGAGCCGGGACCGGTCCGGGTGGTCATCAACGTGATCGCCCCGCAGTCCGCACTACTCGGCGGGCGGCAGCCGGCCTACATCGCCGGGTACGGCGTGATCGATGCGGAGCAACTAGGGGATTTGGCGCAGCAGGCCACCTTGCGGATCCTGCAGGCTCCCGACGTGCCCACCGGTGACGCCTTGCGGTACCACCCCTCCGGGGCCTTGGCGCGATGGATCCGGTGCCGCGACGTCACCTGCCGCTTCCCTGGATGTGACCGGCCCGCGGACAATTGCGACGTCGACCACACGGTCCCGTTCGATCATCGTCATCCCGAAAACGGCGGCCTGACCGTACCGTGGAATCTGAAATGTCTTTGCCGTCAACATCATCGGTTGAAGACGTTTCATGATGGGTGGCGAGATCGACAACTGCCCGATGGAACGGTCATCTGGACATCGCCGACCGGACACACCTACCAGACCAGCCCTGGCGCGACTGAGATCTTTGCACCTGAGGGTCGGCGTCGGCGGGCTCCGCGCCGCACCATGCCGACCTCTCGTGCGGCGCGTGTTGCGCAGCGGCGGGCCAAAAATGCGAGGTTGCGTCCCGTCAACGCCGAAGCCCGCCGCGTGCGGCAGGCCCGATCCCGGGAAATGTGGCGCCGTCAGCAACGCAACCGTATGCGCGCCACCTTGACCTTGTTCAAAGGTGACGATCTCAGTTCCAGCCCGTTCGCCCGATGGATCAACGAACCGCCCGAACCTGAGAACCTTCCCGCGACGTGGCAACCACCGCCGCGCGACCCCGGTCCTGACGAACCACCATTTTGAGTTCTTCTTGTCGTGCGCGAGGCAGCGTTCGCGTTGCGGAGTCCGGAGTTGTCGGTGCGATCGGCAACAATGACGGAGTGACCGACACCGCCGCGACCCGCAAAGCGCGCGGTGCGTTCTTCACCCCACCCGAGATCTCGCGTTACCTGGCCCGCTGGGCAATCCGGTCCGCCGACGATGAGGTCTTCGAACCGGCGGCCGGTGAGGCGGCCTTCGTGGTGGAGGCGGTCACCCGGCTGAGGGATTTGGGTGCCGTCCAGCCCAGAGTCGACGGGGTCGAACTCCACGCGGCCAGCGCGGCCACTGCCCGCAGGCGTGCCGCCGCGGCCGGCGGCGCGGCTCGGATCAAGATAGCCGATTTCTTCACGATCGAACCGCGGGACCACTACACCTCGGTTATCGGTAACCCGCCCTACATCCGCTATCAGGATTTCCGGGGTGCCACCCGCGCGCAGTCGCGCCGCGCCGCGCTCAAGGCCGGTGTCACGCTGTCGGGGCTGGCATCGAGTTGGGCCGCATTCACCGTGCATGCCGCACTGTTTCTCAAGCCGGGGGGTCGCCTGGCACTCGTGTTGCCCGCCGAGTTGCTCAGTGTCAACTACGCGGCCGCGGTGCGGAAGTTCCTGTTCGACCGGTTCACCAGTGTCGAGTTGGTGATGTTCGACGAGCAGGTGTTTCCCGAGGCGGAAGCCGACGTGGTGCTGCTGCTGGCCGACGGCTATGGGGGCGGTCCGTGTGGCCACGCGGTCATCCATCGCGCCCGCAATGCCAGTTCGCTGACATCTGAACTCGCACAACGGCGTTGGTCACCCCGTGATCCGGCAGACAAGTGGGTCAGCGGGCTGATCGGCAACGCGCCGGTGGATGCGCTCCACGGTCTGCATGACGATGGGCACTTCAGCACCCTTGAGGCCTGGGGTGACACCACCTTGGGCATGGTGACCGGCAACAACAGCTTCTTCGCGCTGTCCCCGGACCGCGTGCGTGAACTCGGTCTGCGGCGCTCCGACCTGTTGCCGTTGTCGCCGCCAGGGAGTGCGCATCTGCGCGGCCTGACGCTGTCCGCCGAGCAGTTGGCCAGACTGGGGGAGGACGGGCGATCGATTCATCTGTTCCGCCCCGCCGGAACACCGTCGGCCGCCGCACAACGCTACATCGACGCCGGTCACGCCGCCGGCGTGCACCTGGCCTACAAGTGCCGGGTGCGCCGGCCCTGGTACTTGGTCCCGCTGGTGAGCCCGGCCGACCTGCTGTTGACGTGCATGAACGCCGACACCCCGCGGCTGGTCACCAATCGGGCCAAGGCGCACCACCTCAACTCGGTGCACGGCGTGTACCTGCGTGACGGGTTGCGGACACTGGGTCGCGACCTGCTGGGCCTGGCCGCACTGAACTCGGTGACGGTGCTGCACGCCGAGATCGTCGGCCGTTCCTACGGCGGCGGCATCCTCAAGATCGAACCCCGCGAGGCCGATCGTTGGCTGGTTCCGTCGCCCGAACTGGTTGCCGCTCGCTCCGATGAGTTGCGGGCGGTGCGTCGGCGCGTTGGGACGCTGTTGGAGCGCGGCAGGCTGCTCGACGCGACCCGTGTTGTCGACGACGCGTTGGGCCTTCCGGACCACATTGCATTGGAACCGGTTCGGACGGCGCGCGATTCATTGGCGACACGCCGGACGGTAAGGTCTCGGCGTGCCCGCTGAACCGTCTACCAAGGCCACCGCGTGGGCCATCTTCGACCGCATCGTGGCCGACGCGGCGCCCGGCGGCGTGCACACCAACCCCTGGGTCCGCACGGCCGGCGAGTTGAGCTTTGTGCCTGATTTCCGGGTGCTGCGAAGGCTGCTCGGGGTGCCGCTGTATCTGGATGCGCCGTCCACCACGGGAGTTCCGGCGCTGGCCCTGGATGTGTGGCTGGCCTACGAGCTGCGTCGCGCCGGGTTTGATCCGGATGCGGTGTGGCCCAGGGCGACAGATCCAAGGATCATGCCCAGTGCCATTGCCAGTCTGCTCGAGGCACTGCCGCAGAAGGAGCGGCACCTCATCGAGCAACGGCTGAAGCGATCGATGAAAGGTGTTGCCGGGTCGAGTGCCAGCGTGCTGGGCAAGCACTACATGAAGCAGGTCGATGTGGTGATGTCGGACTGGGACACCGGACCGGAGTTGCTGATCAGCACCAAACGGATGGATTCGAGCTTCGGCAAGAACGCCGCCAACCGGGTCGAGGAGAGCTACGGCGACGCCAAGAACCTTCGGCTGCGCCACCCGCTTTCGGCGCTCGGGTTCGTCTACGGCCTGCGCTCGACGATCCTGAGCA
The genomic region above belongs to Mycolicibacterium sp. HK-90 and contains:
- a CDS encoding HNH endonuclease signature motif containing protein, coding for MFETDASWELVLCISDSVSEEAILMASRMAMIGELLNRRIDEVAFEDDDPGHMVLTGFARTVAEVGAAMHLAPSAASQVVSQAESLTNRLPQVASVLRLGKIDWSSVAVIIAHTELVVDGPILARLDAALAERIAGWMSWSRKRVTNAVDSLVQELDPDAIAERERAERGRYVRVKPAGDGTVRLEGVLTARAGAVFDQRVTELANEVCTQDPRTLAQRRSDAIEALAENRPMRCRCGRAECVQAQPAEPGPVRVVINVIAPQSALLGGRQPAYIAGYGVIDAEQLGDLAQQATLRILQAPDVPTGDALRYHPSGALARWIRCRDVTCRFPGCDRPADNCDVDHTVPFDHRHPENGGLTVPWNLKCLCRQHHRLKTFHDGWRDRQLPDGTVIWTSPTGHTYQTSPGATEIFAPEGRRRRAPRRTMPTSRAARVAQRRAKNARLRPVNAEARRVRQARSREMWRRQQRNRMRATLTLFKGDDLSSSPFARWINEPPEPENLPATWQPPPRDPGPDEPPF
- a CDS encoding histidinol-phosphate transaminase, whose translation is MSAQDVTLADLPLRENLRGKSPYGAPQLVVPVRLNTNENPHPPTQALIDDVAASVRDAAAELHRYPDRDAVALRTDLAAYLTGATGVQLTVDNVWAANGSNEILQQLLQAFGGPGRTAIGFVPSYSMHPIISDGTQTEWLQAARAEDFGLAVDVAVAAVQERTPDVVFVASPNNPSGQSVSIEDLRRLLQAMSGGILIVDEAYGEFSSQPSAVTLIDEFPTKLIVTRTMSKAFAFAGGRLGYLAAAPAVIDALLLVRLPYHLSVLTQAAACAALRHADDTLASVATLAAERDRVSAELTRLGYRVIPSDANFVLFGEFADAPATWQRYLDKGILIRDVGIPGFLRTTIGLAEENDAFLAASADLAPTELQPANSPVGAS
- the hisF gene encoding imidazole glycerol phosphate synthase subunit HisF; translation: MSTISDVATRVIPCLDVDAGRVVKGVNFENLRDAGDPVELAAAYDAEGADELTFLDVTASSSGRSTMLEVVKRTAEQVFIPLTVGGGVRSVDDVDVLLRAGADKVSVNTAAIARPELLAEMARQFGSQCIVLSVDARTVPAGEQPTASGWEVTTHGGRRGTGIDAIEWAARGAELGVGEILLNSMDRDGTKAGFDLPMLRAVRAAVGVPVIASGGAGAVADFAPAVQAGADAVLAASVFHFRELTIAEVKAAMAAEGIVVR
- the priA gene encoding bifunctional 1-(5-phosphoribosyl)-5-((5-phosphoribosylamino)methylideneamino)imidazole-4-carboxamide isomerase/phosphoribosylanthranilate isomerase PriA, whose translation is MILLPAVDVVDGKAVRLVQGKAGSETDYGSALEAAQAWQRDGAEWIHLVDLDAAFGRGSNRELLADLVGKLDVKVELSGGIRDDDSLKAAMDTGCARVNIGTAALESPEWCRGAIAEYGDRVAVGLDVQFENGSWRLRGRGWETDGGDLWEVLDRLDREGCSRYVVTDVTKDGTLTGPNLELLAAVAGRTDAPVIASGGVSSLDDLRAIATLTGHGVEGAIVGKALYAQRFTLPQALAAVSG
- a CDS encoding inositol monophosphatase, with protein sequence MAEVGALDPSKLAALVDAATEILDAASVPFIAGHRADSAVSKQGNDFATEVDLAIERQVVRALTEATGIGVHGEEFGGEPIDSPLVWVLDPIDGTFNYAAGSPMAAILLGLLADGEPVAGLTWLPFTGQRYSALVGGPVRDNGTALPPLGSPTLTDSIVGIQTFNIDSRGRFPGRYRVEVLSNLSRVCSRVRMHGATGVDLAYVAAGILGGAISFGHHIWDHAAGVALVRAAGGIVTDLAGEPWTATSKSALAAAPGVHERMLEIVKSAGNPEDYL
- the hisI gene encoding phosphoribosyl-AMP cyclohydrolase, giving the protein MALDPEIAKRLKRTADGLFSAVAQERSTGQVLMVAWMDDDALARTLETREATYFSRSRGEQWVKGLTSGHTQYVHSVRLDCDGDTVLLEVDQVGAACHTGAHTCFDADVLLPDG
- the hisH gene encoding imidazole glycerol phosphate synthase subunit HisH, translated to MTKKVVVLDYGSGNLRSAQRALERTGADVEVTADPGAAAAADGLVVPGVGAFEACMTGLRAIGGEKIIADRVQHGRPVLGVCVGMQILFARGVEFGAESTGCGQWPGSVTRLDAPVIPHMGWNVVDAAAGSTLFKGLDASTRFYFVHSYAAQEWSGHPDALVTWATHNVPFIAAVEDGALAATQFHPEKSGDAGATLLANWVEGL
- the hisB gene encoding imidazoleglycerol-phosphate dehydratase HisB, which gives rise to MTRRAKVERKTRESDIVVEIDLDGTGVVDIDTGVPFFDHMLTALGTHASFDLTVHAKGDIEIEGHHTIEDTAIVLGQALGQALGDKKGIRRFGDAFIPMDESLAHAAVDVSGRPYFVHTGEPEFMVEFTIAGSSAPYHTVINRHVFESLAFNARIALHVRTLYGRDPHHITEAQYKAVARALRQAVEYDARVTGVPSTKGTL
- a CDS encoding N-6 DNA methylase, translated to MTDTAATRKARGAFFTPPEISRYLARWAIRSADDEVFEPAAGEAAFVVEAVTRLRDLGAVQPRVDGVELHAASAATARRRAAAAGGAARIKIADFFTIEPRDHYTSVIGNPPYIRYQDFRGATRAQSRRAALKAGVTLSGLASSWAAFTVHAALFLKPGGRLALVLPAELLSVNYAAAVRKFLFDRFTSVELVMFDEQVFPEAEADVVLLLADGYGGGPCGHAVIHRARNASSLTSELAQRRWSPRDPADKWVSGLIGNAPVDALHGLHDDGHFSTLEAWGDTTLGMVTGNNSFFALSPDRVRELGLRRSDLLPLSPPGSAHLRGLTLSAEQLARLGEDGRSIHLFRPAGTPSAAAQRYIDAGHAAGVHLAYKCRVRRPWYLVPLVSPADLLLTCMNADTPRLVTNRAKAHHLNSVHGVYLRDGLRTLGRDLLGLAALNSVTVLHAEIVGRSYGGGILKIEPREADRWLVPSPELVAARSDELRAVRRRVGTLLERGRLLDATRVVDDALGLPDHIALEPVRTARDSLATRRTVRSRRAR